In Salvelinus sp. IW2-2015 linkage group LG23, ASM291031v2, whole genome shotgun sequence, a genomic segment contains:
- the gnb2 gene encoding guanine nucleotide-binding protein G(I)/G(S)/G(T) subunit beta-2 translates to MSELEQLRQEAEQLRNQIRDARKACGDSTLTQITAGLDPVGRIQMRTRRTLRGHLAKIYAMHWGTDSRLLVSASQDGKLIIWDSYTTNKMHAIPLRSSWVMTCAYAPSGNYVACGGLDNICSIYCLKTREGNVRVSRELPGHTGYLSCCRFIDDNQIITSSGDTTCALWDIETSQQTTVFSGHSGDVMSLSLSPDFRTFVSGACDASIKLWDIRDSMCRQTFTGHESDINAVCFFPNGSAFATGSDDATCRLFDLRADQELSLYSHDNIICGITSVAFSRSGRLLLAGYDDFNCNIWDAMKGDRAGVLAGHDNRVSCLGVTDDGMAVATGSWDSFLKIWN, encoded by the exons ATGAGCGAGCTGGAGCAGCTGCGTCAGGAGGCGGAACAACTTAGGAACCAGATAAGA gATGCCAGGAAAGCATGTGGGGACTCAACCCTAACACAG ATAACAGCAGGTCTGGATCCAGTGGGGAGGATTCAGATGCGGACGAGGCGCACTCTCCGTGGCCACCTGGCTAAGATCTATGCCATGCACTGGGGCACAGACTCTAG GCTCCTGGTCAGCGCCTCTCAAGATGGAAAACTGATCATCTGGGACAGCTACACCACTAACAAG ATGCATGCTATCCCCCTGCGCTCCTCCTGGGTGATGACCTGTGCRTATGCCCCCTCTGGTAACTACGTGGCCTGTGGAGGTCTGGACAACATCTGTTCCATCTACTGCTTGAAGACCCGTGAGGGCAACGTCAGGGTCAGCAGGGAATTACCTGGACACACAG GTTACCTGTCCTGTTGCCGTTTCATCGATGACAATCAAATCATCACAAGCTCAGGAGACACTACCTG TGCGCTGTGGGACATCGAGACCAGCCAGCAGACCACAGTGTTTTCGGGCCACAGTGGTGACGTCATGAGCCTGTCTCTGTCCCCAGACTTCCGCACCTTTGTGTCCGGAGCCTGTGACGCCTCCATTAAGCTGTGGGACATCAGGGACAGCATGTGCCGACAGACGTTCACGGGCCATGAGTCTGACATCAACGCAGTCTGT TTCTTTCCCAACGGCAGCGCCTTTGCCACCGGCTCCGACGACGCCACCTGCAGGCTGTTTGACCTGCGCGCTGACCAGGAGCTCAGCCTGTACTCTCACGACAACATCATCTGTGGCATCACCTCCGTGGCCTTCTCCAGATCCGGACGGCTGCTGCTGGCCGGCTACGACGACTTCAACTGCAACATCTGGGACGCCATGAAGGGAGATCGAGCAG GAGTGTTAGCTGGCCATGACAATCGTGTGAGTTGTCTAGGCGTGACTGATGATGGCATGGCGGTGGCCACTGGGTCCTGGGACAGCTTCCTCAAGATCTGGAACTGA